From the genome of Bacillota bacterium, one region includes:
- a CDS encoding radical SAM protein, giving the protein MIFEQGPIRPPSEAASLLIRVTRNCPWNQCYFCVTYRGKKFSRRSVSEIKQDILRIKGICEEIRDLSARWGENGNITPKVAERLRTGYDQQYLHVASWMYQGQKTIFLQDANSLIMKTKELLEVLKAIKKSFPTVERITTYARAKTARRKTLEELTDLCQAGLNRVHVGMESGSDNVLQIINKGASSEDMVNAGVKMEQAGISTCYYVLLGLGGKTYSREHALETARVLNMVNPTHIRFRTLLVKPGTPLEDKVKNGSFAPLSEDEIIREERLLIDNLNDIDSWLVSDHILNLLEEVRGNLSENKKFLLKVIDRYLGMPDNERVNFRLGRRAGVYRYLDDMKDQQRYEHVAKGVRHLESEGALEETIDHLRQKFL; this is encoded by the coding sequence TTGATCTTTGAACAAGGCCCCATAAGACCTCCCAGTGAGGCTGCAAGTCTTTTAATCAGGGTCACACGTAATTGCCCTTGGAATCAATGCTATTTTTGTGTCACCTATAGGGGTAAAAAATTTAGCCGCCGCTCAGTAAGTGAGATTAAGCAAGATATCCTTAGGATAAAGGGAATTTGTGAAGAAATAAGAGATTTGTCTGCCCGTTGGGGAGAAAACGGGAATATAACGCCCAAAGTAGCTGAAAGACTCCGTACTGGTTACGACCAGCAGTACTTACATGTTGCTTCATGGATGTATCAGGGGCAAAAAACCATTTTTCTTCAGGATGCTAATTCCCTAATTATGAAAACAAAAGAGCTTCTAGAAGTCTTAAAGGCAATAAAAAAATCTTTTCCCACAGTGGAGAGAATTACTACCTATGCCCGCGCTAAAACTGCCCGGCGCAAAACCTTGGAAGAGTTAACAGACTTGTGCCAGGCGGGTCTAAACAGGGTGCATGTGGGAATGGAATCAGGAAGTGATAATGTGCTCCAAATAATTAATAAGGGAGCTTCATCTGAGGATATGGTTAACGCCGGAGTAAAAATGGAGCAGGCAGGAATTTCTACCTGTTACTATGTATTGCTGGGCTTGGGAGGAAAGACATATTCCCGGGAACACGCGTTGGAAACCGCACGGGTGTTAAATATGGTTAACCCCACGCATATTCGCTTCCGAACTTTGCTGGTCAAGCCGGGCACCCCACTGGAAGATAAAGTCAAGAACGGTTCCTTTGCACCCCTCTCCGAAGATGAAATTATTCGTGAAGAGAGGCTTTTAATAGATAACTTGAATGATATCGACAGTTGGCTGGTAAGCGATCATATTTTGAATCTATTGGAAGAGGTGCGGGGAAACTTGTCTGAGAATAAAAAGTTTCTATTAAAGGTTATAGACCGTTACTTGGGGATGCCCGACAATGAACGGGTTAATTTTAGGCTGGGTAGGCGTGCCGGGGTTTATCGCTATTTGGATGATATGAAAGACCAGCAAAGGTATGAGCATGTTGCCAAAGGGGTGCGGCACTTGGAAAGTGAAGGTGCGCTGGAAGAGACCATTGATCACCTGCGCCAGAAGTTTCTTTAA
- a CDS encoding FAD-binding protein — MASNSLKRDLLKILNSNQVRTGEIDRRLYSYDSSFLATRNSFIPDAVVFPNATHEVAAILRYASAQGIPVVPRGAGTGETGGCLACRGGIVLDLSPWNNVDEVDTSNMQAFVRPGVVHARFNRQLSDHGLFFPPDPGSSQMCTLGGMIANNSSGLRAVKYGTTENYVLGLRIVLASGEVITTGGVNSRAIKNVSGLNLTKIFVGSEGTLGVITRARIRIWPKPAAKGLVMATFRRLEDAPPVVQEVYRAGIMPSGVEILDGTAIRAVNMYRPETALPEVEAILLFEVDGSPPAVEWEGNQISNIAVKAGGKAEWSTDPQRMADLWRGRSLVAAAAARIRPDGTRIFAGEDISIPLDKVAQALREVHRLSAHYGITVVSFGHIGDGNIHTAPVIDIDSPEEVKRADALVDAIHRLAIELNGSTTGEHGVGLVRSDYAAIEHGAALQAMQKIKQALDPQNIMNPGKIWP, encoded by the coding sequence ATGGCTTCCAATTCTTTAAAAAGAGACCTGTTAAAAATACTCAATTCTAACCAGGTTCGGACAGGAGAAATTGACCGCCGCCTTTATTCCTATGACAGCTCATTTCTGGCAACCAGAAATTCCTTTATCCCTGACGCAGTGGTTTTTCCTAATGCAACACATGAAGTAGCCGCCATTTTAAGATATGCATCAGCTCAGGGAATACCGGTGGTGCCTCGGGGTGCGGGCACCGGAGAAACCGGCGGATGCCTGGCATGCAGGGGCGGAATAGTGCTGGATCTTTCCCCCTGGAACAATGTCGATGAAGTTGATACATCCAACATGCAGGCCTTTGTACGCCCTGGAGTAGTCCATGCCCGTTTTAACCGGCAGCTGTCTGATCACGGTCTTTTCTTCCCTCCGGATCCGGGCAGCAGCCAGATGTGCACCCTGGGAGGCATGATTGCTAATAATTCCAGCGGTTTACGGGCAGTCAAATACGGTACTACGGAAAACTATGTATTGGGACTTAGAATTGTTCTGGCCAGCGGTGAGGTGATAACTACCGGGGGAGTGAATTCAAGGGCCATAAAGAATGTCTCGGGGTTAAATTTAACTAAAATTTTCGTGGGTTCAGAGGGAACTCTCGGTGTAATTACGCGGGCACGTATAAGGATCTGGCCCAAGCCCGCGGCCAAAGGGCTGGTAATGGCCACCTTCCGCCGGCTGGAAGACGCTCCCCCGGTGGTACAAGAAGTATACAGGGCCGGAATTATGCCCTCCGGGGTAGAAATTCTTGATGGTACGGCCATACGGGCTGTAAATATGTATAGGCCGGAAACTGCTTTACCCGAAGTGGAAGCTATATTGCTCTTTGAAGTGGACGGCTCCCCTCCAGCAGTGGAATGGGAAGGCAATCAGATCTCCAATATTGCAGTCAAGGCCGGCGGCAAAGCTGAGTGGTCTACTGACCCGCAACGCATGGCCGATTTGTGGCGGGGCAGAAGTCTGGTGGCCGCAGCCGCAGCCCGTATTCGCCCGGACGGCACCAGAATTTTTGCGGGTGAAGATATCAGCATTCCACTGGATAAAGTAGCTCAAGCGTTACGAGAAGTTCACCGCCTTTCCGCCCACTATGGAATTACCGTGGTCTCCTTCGGGCATATCGGTGACGGTAATATTCATACCGCACCGGTTATAGATATTGATTCACCGGAAGAAGTTAAGCGGGCAGATGCCCTGGTAGACGCAATACATCGCCTGGCCATAGAACTTAACGGCTCTACCACGGGTGAACACGGTGTAGGTCTGGTCCGGTCCGACTACGCTGCAATAGAGCACGGAGCGGCACTTCAGGCCATGCAAAAAATCAAACAGGCTCTGGACCCACAAAATATCATGAATCCTGGGAAAATATGGCCATAA
- the hypB gene encoding hydrogenase nickel incorporation protein HypB, which yields MKVVLGKDLLAANENKAAKNRELFDQAGVLVVNLISSPGSGKTTLLEKTAQFLGGDLKMGAIVGDLYTDRDARRLSEAGMLTVQINTEGVCHLDAKMVARALQEMPLTSMDLLFIENVGNLVCPAAFDLGEHVKVAVLSVAEGTDKPAKYPGVFRESGAVVINKSDLLAYTDFNVKNCLADLREIKENMAIFLTSAKTGEGIDQWYKWLRELKET from the coding sequence GTGAAAGTAGTTCTGGGTAAAGACTTGCTGGCTGCAAACGAGAATAAGGCGGCTAAGAACCGGGAGCTTTTCGATCAAGCCGGGGTTTTGGTAGTTAACTTAATTAGCTCACCCGGTTCGGGTAAGACCACTTTATTGGAAAAAACCGCCCAATTTCTGGGTGGGGACTTAAAAATGGGTGCTATTGTGGGTGATCTGTACACGGACAGGGATGCCCGGCGGTTAAGTGAGGCCGGCATGCTAACCGTACAAATTAACACCGAAGGGGTATGCCACCTGGATGCCAAAATGGTGGCTCGGGCCCTGCAAGAGATGCCTTTAACCTCCATGGATCTTTTATTTATAGAAAATGTGGGAAACCTGGTTTGCCCGGCAGCCTTTGACCTGGGTGAACATGTGAAGGTGGCGGTACTCAGTGTGGCGGAAGGTACCGACAAGCCCGCCAAATACCCCGGTGTTTTTCGGGAGTCCGGGGCAGTAGTGATCAATAAGTCAGACCTTCTTGCATATACAGATTTTAACGTCAAAAACTGTTTGGCTGACCTGAGAGAGATTAAAGAAAATATGGCTATATTCCTCACCTCAGCCAAGACCGGTGAAGGTATTGATCAGTGGTATAAATGGCTGCGGGAATTGAAGGAAACATGA
- a CDS encoding (Fe-S)-binding protein has product MHTRQLKQYLNKCVRCGQCRSVCPVFEVIKEEGAAPRGKVFISSMLLDGKLSHPGEAERHLSLCLQCRRCSDQCPSGVPVHRIISSARIKLSRPLKQSILLDFILPSASIKQKAAQLLKTAGKWGLTDLANKARMPLPGTKKTPHSKVSLADTIPSGITSKGTVAYFPGCAATYILPGIARACVNILSDHGWKVVIPQGLSCCGFPHTAAGSHKAKELRQKNQEIISTISTDTILTSCPSCNLALKETLAGQASPKDVVDITEFLVENNMEFNKKSQPNFKIAYHRPCHELTNYPRRLLEKLPGATIVPSKLESACCGGGGTFVLQHPSLSASILKPKIEAIKETGADILATTCPVCTMQLMRGLKDSHVKVLHPLELRAKALTGPPYEKT; this is encoded by the coding sequence ATGCATACCAGGCAACTTAAACAATATTTAAATAAGTGTGTACGCTGCGGCCAATGCCGGTCGGTGTGCCCGGTCTTCGAAGTCATAAAAGAAGAAGGAGCTGCCCCACGAGGGAAAGTGTTTATTTCTTCCATGCTCTTGGACGGTAAATTATCCCACCCCGGTGAGGCCGAACGCCACCTTTCACTATGCCTGCAGTGCCGCCGTTGTTCCGACCAATGCCCGTCAGGAGTTCCCGTACACCGGATCATAAGCAGTGCCAGAATAAAGTTATCCAGGCCGCTTAAACAAAGCATTCTTTTGGATTTTATCCTACCGTCAGCATCTATTAAACAAAAGGCCGCGCAATTGTTAAAAACCGCTGGAAAATGGGGACTGACGGATTTGGCAAATAAAGCAAGAATGCCGCTTCCGGGAACAAAAAAAACACCACATAGTAAAGTGTCCTTGGCTGACACTATACCCTCCGGCATAACATCGAAGGGCACAGTGGCTTATTTTCCCGGCTGTGCAGCCACATATATACTACCCGGTATAGCTCGTGCGTGTGTAAACATTCTTTCTGATCATGGCTGGAAAGTAGTTATTCCCCAGGGTCTTTCCTGTTGTGGCTTTCCCCATACTGCTGCGGGAAGCCACAAGGCAAAGGAGCTCAGACAAAAGAACCAGGAAATTATCTCCACAATTTCTACTGACACCATTCTAACATCATGTCCGTCCTGTAATTTAGCGTTAAAAGAAACATTGGCCGGACAGGCGTCTCCAAAGGATGTAGTTGATATTACAGAGTTTTTAGTGGAGAACAATATGGAATTTAATAAAAAGAGTCAACCCAATTTTAAAATTGCCTATCACCGGCCCTGTCATGAGTTAACCAACTACCCCCGAAGATTACTGGAAAAATTACCGGGCGCTACTATTGTGCCCAGTAAACTAGAATCGGCCTGCTGTGGCGGAGGGGGAACTTTTGTGCTGCAGCACCCTTCTCTCAGCGCTAGCATCCTAAAGCCCAAGATAGAAGCAATAAAAGAAACCGGAGCAGATATTTTGGCTACCACCTGTCCGGTCTGTACAATGCAATTGATGCGAGGTTTAAAAGACTCCCATGTTAAGGTTTTACATCCCCTGGAATTAAGGGCTAAGGCTTTAACTGGCCCACCATACGAAAAAACCTAA
- the hypA gene encoding hydrogenase maturation nickel metallochaperone HypA, with protein sequence MHELSLIQNLLNIVMQSASDNGIKKVSSVALVVGENYGVLPDALDFAFHVLTQDTMCAGAALVVQKKPLVLRCKECLAEFSPQGATCRCTYCQAFRTEVVSGRELYIDYYEGE encoded by the coding sequence GTGCACGAATTGTCCTTAATCCAAAACCTTTTGAATATAGTAATGCAAAGCGCTAGCGACAACGGTATTAAAAAGGTATCCAGTGTAGCGCTGGTGGTGGGTGAAAACTACGGTGTCCTGCCGGATGCATTGGACTTTGCCTTTCACGTTCTGACCCAAGATACCATGTGTGCAGGAGCAGCACTGGTAGTACAGAAAAAGCCGTTGGTTTTAAGGTGCAAGGAATGTCTGGCGGAATTTTCGCCCCAGGGAGCTACCTGTCGTTGCACCTACTGTCAAGCCTTCCGCACAGAGGTGGTTAGCGGGCGCGAATTATATATTGATTATTATGAAGGAGAGTAA